Proteins encoded in a region of the Rhodothermales bacterium genome:
- a CDS encoding HIT domain-containing protein yields MKAVPGADMDTRSLFARLAAEDEDEKNYIVWRGVHVFVIMNLYPYNNGHLLIVPYRTVAAYEELSRDEQIELAVTLDQCIRWLNEALCPEGFNVGMNLGKAAGAGIPDHLHLHVVPRWQGDTNFMPTIGEVKVLPEALDVTYRKLVAAARAGATAFPQAG; encoded by the coding sequence ATGAAGGCGGTGCCTGGCGCTGATATGGACACCCGGTCGTTATTTGCGCGCCTCGCGGCGGAGGATGAGGACGAAAAAAATTACATCGTCTGGAGGGGGGTACATGTTTTCGTCATCATGAACCTCTATCCTTACAACAATGGCCACCTGCTCATCGTCCCCTATCGGACGGTGGCAGCGTATGAAGAACTTTCACGGGACGAGCAAATAGAACTGGCCGTTACACTCGACCAGTGTATTCGGTGGCTCAACGAAGCGCTTTGCCCCGAAGGATTTAATGTAGGCATGAACCTCGGTAAGGCGGCGGGAGCCGGCATTCCGGATCATTTGCACCTGCATGTGGTACCGCGCTGGCAAGGAGACACGAACTTCATGCCCACTATCGGTGAAGTCAAAGTCCTCCCCGAAGCGCTTGATGTAACGTATCGAAAACTCGTGGCCGCTGCCCGGGCCGGAGCCACCGCTTTCCCACAAGCGGGCTAG